Part of the Terriglobia bacterium genome, TTGCTCCTGGTTGTTGGCTTCCAGGATCACGGAATACTTGTCGAAACCCTTGATCTTTCCTATCAATTTTACGCCGCTGATCAGAAAAATCGTAACCGGGGCTTTATCGCGGCGGACGGTGTTCAAGTAAACATCTTGAATATTCTGGGAAGGCGTCTTGTTTTCCATTAGGAACTCCCTAAAAATTTACGAGCTTTTCGACATACTGACGAACCCTGTTTTTTATTTCCTCAATGTCTCCGGGCCCATCAAACCAACAGACATCGGACTGTTTACGGAACCAGGTCATTTGACGTTTTGCATAGCGTCGGGTGTCACGCTGGATTATACGAATCGTGTCGTCTCCGGGGATACAGGAATCGAGATCCGCAATGACATGACGGTAGCCGATGGCCTCGAACGGTTTGGCGCTCGGTGGAATGCCGCTCGCCAGCAACTGGCGTACTTCCTCCGCCAATCCGGTTTCAAACATGCGGCAAACACGCAGGTCGATCCGCCGGTACAGTTCATCGCGTGCAGGATTGAGTCCAATAAAGTGCACCTGAAAGTCCTTCAGCGGCTGCCGCGGGTTATCCGCCAGATGATCGGATAACGGTCGTCCGGTCTCCAGCCGGACCTCGAGCGCCCGTATGACTTTCGGCTTGTCGCGCTCCCCGATGCGGGCCGCCGCCGCCGGATCCAGCCGCTTCAACAGA contains:
- the hfq gene encoding RNA chaperone Hfq — encoded protein: MENKTPSQNIQDVYLNTVRRDKAPVTIFLISGVKLIGKIKGFDKYSVILEANNQEQLIFKHAISTVTTAKMASAPPPPPQPLPQSAATTTERSSL
- the miaA gene encoding tRNA (adenosine(37)-N6)-dimethylallyltransferase MiaA, which encodes MHPIIAIVGPTASGKSELALYLAGQFHGEIVNYDSVQIFRHLNIGTAKPTPEERQRVPHHMIDVREPSEVFTAGDYQREARQILEEIRERGNLPILAGGTGLYLRALTEGLFDGPGRSLYWRNRLEMLAERKGRACLHRLLKRLDPAAAARIGERDKPKVIRALEVRLETGRPLSDHLADNPRQPLKDFQVHFIGLNPARDELYRRIDLRVCRMFETGLAEEVRQLLASGIPPSAKPFEAIGYRHVIADLDSCIPGDDTIRIIQRDTRRYAKRQMTWFRKQSDVCWFDGPGDIEEIKNRVRQYVEKLVNF